From Mobula birostris isolate sMobBir1 chromosome 8, sMobBir1.hap1, whole genome shotgun sequence, the proteins below share one genomic window:
- the LOC140202292 gene encoding dehydrogenase/reductase SDR family member 4-like: MLLGKVALVTASSQGIGLALARRLAQDGAHVMISSRKGKNVEEAVSRLQAEGLSVSGTVCHVGKGADRESLVAETVSRFGGVDILVSNAAVNPFIGRTLDCPESAWDKILDINVKSAALLAQLVVPHMERRGGGSIVLVSSVVGYRPFPLLGPYSVSKTAPLALTKVLATELAPLNIRVNGLAPGIIKTRFSAALWEDKGPRKAALEMIDMRRLGEAEHCAGAVSFLCSPDASYITGETISVSGGIQCRL, encoded by the coding sequence ATGCTGCTGGGCAAAGTGGCTCTGGTGACGGCCTCAAGCCAGGGAATCGGGCTGGCGTTGGCCCGGCGCCTGGCGCAGGACGGTGCTCATGTGATGATCAGCAGCCGCAAGGGCAAGAACGTGGAGGAGGCCGTGTCGCGGCTGCAGGCCGAGGGTCTGTCCGTCTCGGGTACCGTCTGCCACGTCGGTAAGGGCGCCGACCGGGAGTCGCTGGTGGCCGAGACGGTCAGCCGGTTCGGGGGCGTCGACATCCTGGTGTCCAATGCTGCCGTCAACCCCTTCATTGGCCGCACCTTGGACTGCCCGGAGAGTGCCTGGGACAAGATCCTGGACATCAATGTTAAATCGGCCGCCCTGCTGGCACAGCTGGTGGTGCCCCACATGGAGAGGCGAGGAGGTGGCTCTATCGTGCTGGTCAGCTCCGTGGTCGGTTACCGGCCCTTCCCGTTGCTAGGCCCCTACTCAGTCAGCAAGACGGCTCCACTGGCCCTGACCAAGGTGCTGGCCACCGAACTGGCCCCACTCAACATCAGGGTCAACGGCCTGGCTCCCGGCATCATCAAGACCCGCTTCAGCGCGGCCCTGTGGGAGGACAAAGGCCCGCGGAAGGCGGCCTTGGAGATGATTGACATGCGGCGTCTGGGAGAGGCCGAACACTGCGCCGGGGCTGTCTCTTTCCTCTGCTCGCCTGATGCCTCCTACATCACGGGGGAGACCATTAGCGTGAGCGGCGGCATTCAGTGTCGGCTCTGA